One region of bacterium genomic DNA includes:
- a CDS encoding tetratricopeptide repeat protein, with product MNKLSRFRKLLSIIGVTLVLGISASQGAWGGFKEGYDSFKRKDYAIAMKEWKSLAEQGNKNAQYFLGFMYETGRGVPKDYKLAVEWYRKAAEGGYVTAQNSLGAMYQTGLVVPRDNKEAMKWHRKSADQGNVFGQYNLGLMYANGQGVPRDDELAVKWYRKAAEQGYAPAQSALGTMYELGRGVPEGDVPKDYELAVKWYRKAAEQGYAPAQTNLGVMYEQRYTSAQSGLDKMYEPERDVLKDDKLAVKWYRKATEQGNAEGQNNLGVMYQYGLGVLQDYKLAVKWYRKAAEQGYAIAQDHLGVMYADGKGVSKNNKEAAKWYRKAAERGHAHAQASLGMMYWRGLDVPKDKAISDMWMNLAGTNGYKPAIDWFRELAEKGEVSAMYHLGAIYWRGLGIQKDNKKAVKWLRKAAEHEDVRAQVILGVMHDRGERFSDRDAPRNYKANYELAVQWYRKAAEQGNARAQTNLGVAYRRGQGVPKDYKLAVQWYRKAAEQGYARAQNNLGFMYRIGLGVPKDNKEAAKWYRKAAEQGLVHGQYNLGVMYAGGKGVPKDNKEAVKWYSKAADQGLADAQFRLGWMHGSGKAIPKDDIVFYMWMKLAGANKHKLAVRTLDILGKRMTSSQIEEAQRLTKEWMENMGRSKAYVHDGL from the coding sequence ATGAACAAACTCTCCCGATTCCGAAAACTACTTTCGATCATTGGCGTCACATTGGTGCTCGGGATCAGTGCGTCTCAGGGCGCATGGGGAGGGTTCAAGGAAGGGTATGACTCTTTCAAGAGAAAAGACTATGCAATTGCAATGAAAGAGTGGAAATCACTTGCAGAGCAAGGCAATAAAAATGCGCAATATTTTTTAGGTTTTATGTATGAAACGGGACGAGGTGTTCCGAAAGACTACAAACTTGCGGTGGAGTGGTATCGCAAGGCGGCAGAGGGGGGATATGTAACCGCGCAGAACAGTCTGGGTGCGATGTATCAAACAGGGTTGGTGGTCCCGCGTGACAACAAGGAAGCGATGAAATGGCATCGTAAATCGGCGGATCAAGGAAATGTATTTGGGCAGTACAATCTGGGATTGATGTATGCAAATGGACAAGGCGTCCCGAGAGACGACGAACTTGCGGTGAAGTGGTATCGCAAGGCGGCAGAGCAGGGATATGCGCCTGCGCAGTCCGCTCTGGGTACGATGTACGAACTGGGACGAGGTGTTCCGGAAGGAGATGTTCCGAAAGACTACGAACTTGCGGTGAAGTGGTATCGCAAGGCAGCCGAGCAGGGATATGCGCCTGCGCAGACCAATCTGGGTGTGATGTACGAGCAGAGATATACATCTGCGCAGTCCGGTCTGGATAAGATGTACGAACCAGAACGAGATGTTTTGAAAGACGACAAACTTGCGGTGAAATGGTATCGCAAGGCAACAGAGCAGGGAAATGCAGAAGGGCAGAACAATCTGGGGGTCATGTATCAATACGGATTAGGTGTTCTTCAAGACTACAAACTTGCGGTGAAATGGTATCGCAAGGCGGCGGAGCAGGGATATGCCATCGCACAAGACCATCTGGGTGTGATGTATGCGGACGGGAAGGGTGTCTCGAAAAACAACAAAGAAGCAGCGAAGTGGTATCGCAAGGCGGCAGAACGCGGACATGCACATGCGCAGGCCAGTCTGGGCATGATGTATTGGAGAGGTCTGGACGTCCCGAAGGACAAAGCAATTTCCGATATGTGGATGAACCTGGCAGGGACAAATGGGTACAAGCCTGCGATTGACTGGTTTCGAGAACTTGCGGAAAAGGGTGAGGTATCCGCCATGTACCACCTGGGTGCGATATATTGGAGAGGTCTGGGCATCCAGAAAGACAACAAGAAAGCAGTGAAGTGGCTCCGTAAAGCAGCAGAACATGAAGATGTACGCGCGCAGGTTATTCTGGGTGTGATGCATGACAGAGGAGAAAGATTTTCAGACAGAGATGCTCCAAGGAATTACAAGGCAAACTACGAACTTGCGGTGCAGTGGTATCGCAAAGCAGCAGAACAGGGAAATGCGCGTGCACAGACCAATCTGGGCGTGGCGTACAGAAGAGGACAAGGTGTTCCAAAAGACTATAAACTTGCGGTGCAGTGGTATCGCAAGGCGGCAGAGCAGGGATATGCACGTGCGCAGAACAATCTGGGATTTATGTACCGAATCGGGCTGGGTGTTCCGAAAGACAACAAGGAAGCAGCAAAGTGGTATCGCAAGGCGGCGGAGCAGGGATTGGTGCATGGACAATACAATCTGGGTGTGATGTATGCGGGCGGGAAGGGTGTCCCGAAAGACAACAAGGAAGCAGTGAAGTGGTATAGCAAGGCGGCGGATCAGGGGCTTGCCGATGCACAGTTCAGGCTGGGTTGGATGCATGGGTCCGGGAAGGCCATTCCGAAAGACGATATCGTTTTTTACATGTGGATGAAATTGGCAGGAGCAAATAAACATAAACTTGCCGTCAGAACCCTGGATATTCTTGGAAAGAGAATGACCTCATCGCAAATCGAAGAAGCACAACGTCTCACAAAAGAATGGATGGAAAACATGGGAAGAAGTAAAGCATATGTGCATGATGGCTTGTAG
- the guaA gene encoding glutamine-hydrolyzing GMP synthase produces MRERILIFDFGSQYTQLIARRVRELGVYSEIHPCTEPWRPLMDDQVRGVILSGGPSSVYEEDAPSFDVAFFDEPVPVLGICYGFQLMAHLLGGTVRPIREREFGRAELTVDEPVGLFRGLNGNETVWMSHGDSIEVPPPGYRAMAHSKGSPVAAIGSDDGRRFGIQFHPEVVHTPRGKEMLRNFVKDICECRGDWTPRSFIDESVERIAAQVGAGGVICGLSGGVDSSVAALLVHRAVGERLTCIFVDNGLLRKGEAEEVSETFGRRLEMNLIAVDARAEFLGALAGVADPERKRKIIGESFIRVFEKEARRLGNVKFLAQGTLYPDVIESVSFKGPSATIKTHHNVGGLPERMDFALIEPLRELFKDEVRAVGEELGLPRDLLWRHPFPGPGLAVRVLGDITEARLDVLKETDAIFIEALRESGWYDRVWQAFAVLLPVQTVGVMGDARTYENAVALRAVTSEDGMTADWAHLPPELLASVSTRIINEVRGVNRVVYDISSKPPATIEWE; encoded by the coding sequence ATGCGGGAACGTATTCTCATCTTCGATTTCGGATCGCAGTACACCCAGTTGATCGCCCGGCGCGTCCGGGAGCTGGGGGTGTACAGCGAGATCCATCCGTGCACCGAGCCCTGGCGCCCGCTCATGGACGATCAGGTGCGCGGGGTGATCCTCTCGGGCGGGCCCTCGAGCGTCTACGAGGAGGACGCCCCCTCCTTCGATGTCGCGTTTTTCGATGAGCCGGTTCCTGTCCTGGGCATTTGCTACGGATTCCAACTCATGGCCCATCTGCTGGGCGGAACGGTGCGGCCGATCCGCGAGCGCGAGTTCGGCCGGGCGGAGCTGACGGTGGATGAGCCGGTCGGCCTCTTCCGCGGGCTGAACGGAAACGAGACGGTCTGGATGAGCCACGGCGATTCGATCGAGGTGCCGCCGCCGGGCTACCGCGCCATGGCGCACTCGAAGGGATCGCCCGTCGCCGCCATCGGCTCGGACGACGGCCGGCGGTTCGGCATTCAGTTCCACCCCGAGGTGGTGCACACCCCCCGGGGAAAAGAGATGCTCCGCAATTTCGTGAAGGATATATGCGAATGCCGGGGGGACTGGACGCCGCGCTCGTTCATTGACGAATCGGTCGAGCGGATCGCGGCGCAAGTCGGCGCGGGGGGTGTCATCTGCGGGCTCTCGGGCGGGGTGGACTCCTCGGTCGCGGCCCTCCTGGTGCACCGCGCCGTCGGCGAGCGCCTCACCTGCATCTTCGTGGACAACGGCCTTTTGCGAAAGGGCGAGGCGGAGGAGGTGTCCGAGACCTTCGGCCGGCGGCTGGAGATGAACCTCATCGCGGTGGATGCCCGGGCGGAGTTCCTCGGCGCCCTCGCCGGGGTCGCCGACCCCGAGCGGAAGCGGAAGATCATCGGCGAGTCCTTTATCCGCGTCTTCGAAAAGGAAGCGCGCAGGCTGGGGAACGTCAAATTCCTCGCCCAGGGGACGCTGTATCCCGACGTGATCGAGAGCGTCTCCTTCAAGGGCCCTTCGGCCACCATCAAGACCCACCACAACGTGGGGGGGCTCCCCGAGCGGATGGATTTCGCGCTCATCGAGCCCCTGCGCGAGCTCTTCAAGGACGAGGTGCGCGCCGTGGGCGAGGAGCTGGGGCTCCCGCGGGACCTCCTGTGGCGCCACCCCTTCCCGGGGCCGGGGCTCGCCGTGCGCGTTCTGGGCGATATCACCGAAGCGCGGCTGGACGTGCTGAAAGAAACCGACGCGATTTTCATCGAGGCCCTCCGCGAGAGCGGCTGGTACGACCGGGTCTGGCAGGCCTTCGCCGTCCTGCTTCCGGTCCAGACGGTCGGGGTGATGGGGGACGCGCGGACCTATGAGAACGCCGTCGCCCTGCGGGCCGTCACCAGCGAGGACGGGATGACGGCCGATTGGGCGCATCTTCCGCCCGAGTTGCTGGCCAGCGTCTCCACCCGGATCATCAACGAGGTGCGCGGGGTGAACCGCGTGGTATACGATATTTCCTCCAAGCCGCCCGCCACGATCGAATGGGAATGA
- the lipB gene encoding lipoyl(octanoyl) transferase LipB gives MSEAAPPPDIHAAFWGRMGFGAAWELQERLWWARAEGRLAQDILLLLDHNPVLTLGQGGTEENVLHRRSPEDEKEVPIVRVNRGGEVTFHGPGQLMLYAICDLRCRDRDVHAHCRRLEEVFLRYLARKGFEAHRRPGMPGLWVGGEKILALGVGARRWVTMHGVAFNVSTDLRYFDMIHPCGEVGGRVTSLERLMGAAPSLGEVAEELLPVCADVFGGRIYQDKDGLSAYLEKAAPAGEERK, from the coding sequence TTGAGTGAGGCCGCTCCCCCGCCGGACATTCATGCCGCGTTCTGGGGCCGGATGGGTTTCGGGGCGGCCTGGGAGCTTCAGGAGCGGCTCTGGTGGGCGCGTGCCGAGGGCCGGCTGGCGCAGGACATCCTTCTTCTTCTGGATCACAATCCGGTCCTGACACTGGGGCAGGGCGGCACGGAGGAAAATGTTCTCCATCGGCGCTCGCCGGAGGATGAAAAGGAAGTTCCCATCGTCCGCGTGAACCGGGGCGGGGAGGTGACCTTCCACGGGCCGGGCCAGCTCATGCTCTATGCGATCTGCGATCTGCGCTGCCGTGACCGCGATGTGCACGCCCACTGCCGCCGGCTGGAGGAGGTCTTTCTCCGGTATCTGGCGCGCAAAGGCTTCGAGGCCCACCGCCGCCCCGGGATGCCGGGGCTCTGGGTCGGGGGGGAGAAGATACTGGCCCTTGGGGTGGGCGCCCGCCGTTGGGTGACGATGCACGGAGTGGCTTTTAATGTGTCCACAGATTTGCGCTATTTCGATATGATTCACCCTTGCGGCGAGGTAGGGGGACGGGTGACCTCACTCGAGCGGCTGATGGGTGCGGCTCCCTCGCTGGGCGAGGTGGCCGAGGAGTTGCTGCCCGTGTGCGCCGATGTGTTTGGCGGGCGAATCTATCAAGACAAAGACGGGCTTTCGGCCTACCTGGAGAAAGCCGCGCCTGCTGGAGAGGAGAGAAAGTGA
- the dnaE gene encoding DNA polymerase III subunit alpha, whose protein sequence is MPESFVHLHVHSQYSLLDGVTRIDELVKQAAALGMPAVALTDHGNMFGAAKFYNAAKKAGVKPIVGCEVYVAPGSRHDRGSGRGTGRAWHMILLAQNDAGYKNLCELVTLGFTEGMYYHPRIDREILESRAEGLICTTACLRGEVNDALLQDDGEKARAAAAYYKELFPGRFYMELQDHGLVEDRKLIPEAIRLAREMDIPLIAANDVHYLEKGDHTLQDVLICVQTGKTLDDPNRMMIKSEEFYLKNAEEMSALFREVPEAITNTLEIAGQCDFAFNFGESHYPDFPIPGGEDKKTYLRGLAEEGLERHIARKGFSGGEAARYRERLAMELGVINTQGYEGYFLVVWDFIRHAKEQGIPVGPGRGSAAGSLAAFALGITGLDPLPYSLLFERFLNPERVSPPDIDIDFCMDRRDEVIRYVAEKYGRENVGQIITFGSMLARGALRDVGRVMDIPYGEVDRIAKLVPNELRITLDEALKKEPRLREATERNPHVGRLMETARKLEGNIRHAGTHAAGVVIAPSRLTDFVPLYKGTGEEVMTQFDMKDIEELGLLKMDFLGLKTLTVIERAVALLRDMGETVDIENLPFDDAATYRLLSQGQTTGIFQLESRGIREYLRKLAPTTFEDLIAMVALYRPGPLNSGMVDTFINRKHGRAEIQYFFDELRPILEGTYGVMVYQEQVMQIAAELSGFSLGAADVLRKAMGKKIPKLMQEQQRDFVEGAASRGKDRKKTEELWDQILQFAGYGFNKSHSAAYALITYRTAYLKAHYPRQFMAALLTCDRDNPDKVIKDIAECREMEIAVLPPDVNASGKDFIVEGEAIRFGLAAVKNVGVGAVDAVLESRGADGPFRSLEDFCRRVELRQLNRRAMESLIKAGAFDSLGTGRAQSVASLDAVLESAAREQRNTAVGQGSLFAPEDAVVSTLAMTDVPEWPDRDRLAFEREVLGFYVSGHPLDDYQSLIRRLTNATSLSLSDISSGQRVRMAGLIRSSRIRTTRSGKRMANFVLEDREGTVDMLLFPSDFDAHYTLLETEAPVFIEGVAEVSEEGVQVAVRGIRLLSEAERGMANRLVVSLSDAQHSHNRLAALRDILVRYPGDCPVYFNLSFPDREVVVEAGRDYVVAPTEALSSELEALVGPEAVFFE, encoded by the coding sequence ATGCCTGAGAGCTTCGTCCACCTCCACGTTCACAGCCAGTACAGCCTGCTGGACGGCGTCACGCGCATTGACGAGCTGGTGAAGCAAGCCGCCGCGCTCGGGATGCCGGCGGTCGCGCTCACCGATCATGGCAACATGTTCGGGGCGGCGAAGTTCTACAACGCGGCGAAGAAGGCAGGCGTCAAGCCCATCGTCGGCTGCGAGGTCTACGTCGCCCCGGGGAGCCGCCACGACCGGGGCAGCGGGCGGGGCACCGGCCGGGCCTGGCACATGATCCTCCTCGCCCAGAACGATGCGGGCTACAAGAATCTGTGCGAACTCGTCACCCTCGGCTTCACCGAGGGGATGTACTATCACCCCCGCATCGACCGGGAGATCCTTGAGTCGCGCGCCGAGGGCCTCATCTGCACCACGGCCTGCCTGCGCGGGGAGGTGAACGACGCCCTCCTGCAGGATGACGGGGAGAAGGCGCGGGCCGCGGCGGCCTACTACAAGGAACTCTTCCCGGGCCGCTTCTACATGGAACTGCAGGACCACGGCCTCGTCGAGGACAGGAAACTCATTCCCGAGGCCATCCGCCTTGCCCGGGAGATGGACATCCCCCTCATTGCCGCGAACGATGTCCACTATCTCGAGAAGGGCGACCACACCCTGCAGGACGTTCTGATCTGCGTTCAGACGGGCAAGACGCTCGATGATCCCAACCGAATGATGATCAAGAGCGAGGAATTTTATCTCAAGAACGCAGAAGAGATGTCCGCGCTCTTCCGGGAAGTGCCCGAGGCGATCACGAACACGCTCGAGATCGCCGGGCAGTGCGATTTCGCCTTCAACTTCGGCGAGTCGCACTATCCCGACTTTCCGATCCCCGGCGGTGAGGACAAAAAAACATATCTTCGTGGCTTGGCGGAAGAGGGCTTGGAGCGGCACATCGCACGGAAGGGGTTCTCCGGCGGGGAAGCCGCCCGCTACCGCGAGCGCCTCGCCATGGAGCTCGGCGTCATCAACACCCAGGGCTACGAGGGGTATTTCCTCGTCGTCTGGGACTTCATCCGCCACGCCAAGGAGCAGGGCATCCCCGTGGGGCCGGGACGGGGTTCGGCGGCGGGCAGCCTGGCCGCCTTCGCGCTGGGCATCACGGGGCTCGATCCGCTTCCCTACTCGCTGTTGTTCGAGCGCTTCCTGAATCCCGAGCGCGTGAGTCCGCCCGACATCGATATCGACTTCTGCATGGACCGGCGCGATGAGGTGATCCGCTACGTCGCGGAGAAATACGGCCGCGAGAACGTGGGCCAGATCATCACCTTCGGGAGCATGCTCGCCAGGGGGGCGCTCCGCGACGTGGGCCGGGTGATGGACATACCCTATGGCGAGGTGGATCGCATCGCCAAGCTCGTCCCCAACGAGCTCAGGATCACCCTCGATGAAGCGCTGAAGAAAGAGCCCCGGCTGCGCGAGGCGACCGAGCGCAACCCCCACGTGGGCCGTCTGATGGAGACGGCCCGCAAGCTCGAGGGCAACATCCGCCACGCCGGAACCCACGCCGCCGGGGTGGTGATCGCCCCCTCGAGGCTGACCGACTTCGTCCCCCTGTATAAGGGAACGGGCGAGGAGGTCATGACACAGTTCGACATGAAGGACATCGAGGAGCTGGGCCTTCTCAAGATGGACTTCCTGGGTCTCAAGACCCTGACCGTCATCGAGCGTGCGGTGGCGCTCCTGCGGGACATGGGCGAGACGGTGGACATCGAAAACCTTCCCTTCGACGACGCCGCCACCTACCGGCTTCTCTCGCAGGGGCAGACGACGGGCATCTTCCAGCTCGAGAGCCGGGGCATCCGCGAGTACCTCCGAAAGCTGGCCCCCACCACCTTCGAGGACCTCATCGCCATGGTGGCCCTCTACCGCCCCGGCCCCCTGAACAGCGGCATGGTGGACACCTTCATCAACCGCAAGCACGGCCGCGCCGAAATCCAGTATTTCTTCGACGAGCTTCGCCCCATCCTCGAGGGCACCTACGGCGTCATGGTGTACCAGGAGCAGGTCATGCAGATCGCGGCGGAGCTCTCGGGCTTCTCGCTGGGCGCTGCGGATGTCCTTCGCAAGGCCATGGGCAAGAAGATCCCCAAACTGATGCAGGAGCAGCAGCGCGATTTCGTCGAGGGCGCCGCCTCGCGCGGCAAAGACAGGAAAAAGACGGAAGAGCTCTGGGATCAGATTCTCCAGTTCGCCGGCTACGGTTTCAACAAGAGCCACAGCGCCGCTTATGCGCTCATCACCTACCGGACGGCCTATCTGAAGGCCCACTACCCGCGTCAGTTCATGGCGGCCCTCCTCACCTGCGACCGGGACAACCCGGACAAGGTCATCAAGGACATCGCCGAGTGCCGGGAGATGGAGATCGCCGTGCTGCCGCCCGATGTGAACGCCAGCGGCAAGGACTTCATCGTCGAGGGCGAGGCGATCCGCTTCGGGCTGGCGGCGGTGAAGAACGTGGGCGTCGGGGCGGTGGACGCCGTGCTCGAGAGCCGGGGGGCGGACGGCCCCTTCCGCAGCCTCGAGGATTTCTGCCGCAGGGTGGAGCTGCGCCAGCTCAACCGGCGGGCCATGGAGAGCCTGATCAAGGCGGGCGCCTTCGACAGCCTCGGCACCGGCCGGGCGCAGTCGGTGGCCTCGCTCGATGCGGTGCTTGAGTCGGCCGCCCGCGAGCAGCGGAACACGGCGGTGGGCCAGGGGAGCCTGTTCGCCCCCGAGGATGCGGTGGTCTCCACTCTTGCGATGACCGATGTCCCCGAGTGGCCCGACCGGGACCGGCTGGCGTTCGAGCGCGAGGTGCTGGGTTTTTATGTCTCGGGGCATCCGCTCGACGATTACCAGAGTCTCATCCGCCGCCTGACGAACGCCACGTCGCTGAGCCTGTCGGATATCTCCTCCGGCCAGCGCGTCCGGATGGCGGGTCTGATCCGCTCCTCCCGGATCCGCACCACGCGGAGCGGGAAGCGGATGGCCAATTTCGTTCTCGAAGATCGGGAGGGGACGGTGGACATGCTCCTTTTCCCGAGCGATTTCGACGCCCACTACACCCTCCTCGAGACCGAAGCGCCGGTCTTTATCGAGGGGGTGGCCGAGGTTTCCGAGGAGGGCGTCCAGGTCGCGGTGCGGGGCATCCGCCTTCTCTCGGAGGCCGAGCGGGGGATGGCCAACCGCCTGGTGGTTTCCCTCTCGGACGCCCAGCACAGCCACAACCGGCTCGCCGCCCTGCGCGACATCCTGGTACGGTACCCGGGGGACTGCCCCGTCTATTTCAACCTCAGCTTCCCGGATCGCGAGGTGGTGGTCGAGGCGGGCCGCGACTATGTGGTGGCGCCGACCGAGGCGCTTTCCAGTGAACTCGAGGCGCTCGTGGGCCCGGAGGCGGTGTTTTTTGAGTGA